Proteins encoded in a region of the Nicotiana tomentosiformis chromosome 9, ASM39032v3, whole genome shotgun sequence genome:
- the LOC104091578 gene encoding mavicyanin, translating into MAFVLDNRPKMALVFLILASFLQLSLGVNYKVGDSAGWTTIGNVDYKLWAANKTFQVGDTIVFKYNPQFHNVMQVTHAEYQSCNASSPIATHTTGNDSITITTHGHHFFLCGVPGHCQAGQKVDINVLRTSSSASPNPSPTSSPLPAVTSVPAPSPSHASYWLPNKIGIVMAVSLVLLFNFA; encoded by the exons ATGGCTTTTGTTCTTGACAACAGACCGAAAATggctttggttttcttaattttAGCTTCTTTTCTGCAGCTCTCTCTTGGAGTTAACTATAAGGTTGGAGACTCAGCTGGTTGGACAACTATTGGTAATGTTGATTACAAGCTATGGGCTGCTAATAAAACCTTTCAAGTTGGTGATACAATTG TATTCAAGTACAACCCACAATTCCACAATGTGATGCAAGTGACACATGCTGAGTACCAGTCCTGCAATGCATCTTCACCTATTGCAACACACACAACAGGGAATGACTCCATTACCATTACAACTCATGGCCACCATTTTTTCCTCTGTGGTGTACCTGGTCATTGCCAAGCAGGCCAAAAAGTCGACATCAACGTTCTTCGTACCTCATCATCGGCGTCTCCAAATCCATCTCCTACTTCCAGTCCCCTCCCTGCTGTAACATCAGTGCCTGCTCCTTCTCCTAGTCATGCCTCTTATTGGCTTCCTAATAAAATTGGTATTGTTATGGCTGTTTCTTTAGTTCTTCTTTTTAATTTTGCTTAA